The Halovivax ruber XH-70 genome includes the window GCGATTCTCGGGGTCCGTGATCAGTCGGTCTGGTGGTCGGGAGGATGTCACGTTCCTCGTGTCGACCGCGCTTGCCGGACGTCGGCGCCGTCGCGAACCATGTCGGGGCAGTCAGGACAGACACGCGGCTGGTCCTCCTCGGGCGGCGTGAACACTCTGACGTACGTGTCGGTGACGAACGACCCGCAGTTCTGGCATTCCTCCATACGTACTCGTCTACACGTCTGCAATTCTTGCTATTAGTAATACCGGTCGTTGAAACAGATATTTGCAATTCAATCTGGAACCCGCGTCGGGACCGGGTTCAGGACAGTCGCAGGGGTTAGCGGCTCGGTGTCCACCCACAGACGGTGCAGGACGTGGCGGCTTCGTCGTGAAGGCCGCCACAGTCCGGACATTGCTTCTTCCGCCGGTTCTGATCCCAGCCAACGGGCTCGGTCTCGTGACCGCGGTCCGTCAAGAACTGGTCGAACACGTCGTCGGCACCGGTGGGAGTGGCTCCCATAGGCATGGGTTCACATCACACGATAATAAACCTGGGGGTGTCACGCAACGGTCGCGTCCTGAGTGCTGTATCGTGCGTATTCGGCCGATACAGCTGTGGAGCCACGGACCCGTCAATACCGCTGTTGCGTCACGGACCCGCCAGCTTTTGGCCCACCGCCGCCAACGGCGGGTATGAGCGACCTCTCGCTCGACGCGACGCAGCTCGATCGGTACTCGCGTCACGTCATCATGGACGAGGTGGGGCCAGCCGGGCAGGCGGCGCTGCTCGACGGCTCCGTGCTCGTCGTCGGCGCGGGTGGGCTCGGCTCGCCGGTTATCCAGTACCTCGCGGCGGCGGGCGTCGGCCGGCTAGGAATCGTGGACGACGACGTCGTCGAACGCTCGAACCTCCAGCGCCAGATCGTCCACGCCGACGCCGACGTCGGCCGCTCGAAGGTCGAGAGCGCCGCCGCGTACGTCCGAAACCTGAACCCCGACGTCACCGTCGAAACCTACGAGACGCGACTCGATGCCGACTCGATCGACGAGATCGCCGCGGGCTACGACGTCGTCTGCGACGCCAGCGACAACTTCGCGACACGGTACCTCTGTAACGACTACTGCGTTCTCACGGACACGCCACTCTCCCACGGTGCGATCTACCGCTTCGAGGGACAGGTCATCACGATCGATCCCGGCGGAGACGGACCGTGCTACCGCTGTCTCTTCCCCCAGGCGCCGGAGCCGGGGACCGTCCCCGACTGCGCGACGACCGGCGTGCTGGGTGTCCTGCCCGGGACCGTCGGCTGTCTCCAGGCGACGGAGGTCATCAAGCAACTGACGGGCATCGGCGAGGCGCTGACCGGCCGGCTGCTCATGTACGACGCCGCGGACATGTCGGTCGAGACCGTCCCGGTTCACCGCTCGCCCGACTGTCCCGTTTGCGGCGAGTCCGCCACGATCGACTCGCTCGACGAAGTCACCTACGAGGCGCGGTGTACGATCCCAGCGGAATAAGTACGGTAATGGCGCCACTGCTGTCGTCGAACCCTTCCACCGCTCACCCGACGCGATAGTTCTCGATCGGCTCGAACCGCGCCCTTCCGTCCTGCTCGACGGTGATCCGATAGCCGTTATAGGTGAAGGTAATCTGTACGTCCGCCTCGTCGGCTGGCGGATTCGAGTACAGGTGTTCGAGGATGTGGTCGATGCAGCTGTACAACGGGTTCAACTCCTCTACGGGCACATCTTCGATCTCGGCGAGTGCCGAGACGACCGCGACGTTCGGGTCTGTCTGGTCGGTGTCGAACTCTCTGGTGACGGTTCTCGCCTCGGCTCGATCCCGATCGTCGGTTCCCATCATCGGGTTCGTCCACGGTGGCTAGTCGCATAAGTAGGCGACTGATACGAAACGAAGTTGACAATCAGGGGAGGGACGGTCCGCGCCGTCAGGCGTCCGCGACGGAACTGCGCCATCGGCCCAGCACCGCGCGACTCACGCGTTCGGGGGCGTTCGGAGCGCCGAGAGCGGCCGGGCCACGCTCGCATCCGGGGTGTCACCTGCGTCGAACCGGTCGGGATGGAGGAGGCGGGCGAGTGTCTCAGCGGCGTCGACGAGTCGCGGGCCGGGTCGATTGAGATAGTGGTTGCCGTCTACCGCCCAGACGCGGCCAGCTTCCACGGCCGCGAGCTCGTCCCAGCCCGGGCGGTCGGTGAGGTCTCCGAGGTTCTCGGCGGTCTGTGTGAGATCGTAGCCGCAGGGCGCGACGACGAGGGCGTCGGGGTCAGCCGAACGCAGTTCGTCCCACTCGCGGGGGCGCGAATCCGACCCGGCCTCGGCCAGTTCGTAGCGCCCGCCGGCGATCTCGACCAGTTCCGGGACCCAGTGGGCCGCGACCATGACGGGGTCCGTCCAGTCGAAGACGGCAACGCTCGGCCGAGCGTCGGGTTCGTCAGGTGTGCGTTCGCGGACGGCCTCGAGACGCGCTTCGAGGTCGGCGCGAACCTCCTGGGCGCGGTCAGCCCGCCCCAGCACGCGCCCGAGTCGTTCCAGATCGTCGAACACCCCAGCAACCGTGTGGGAATCGATCGTGACGATCTCCGGCTCCGCATCGATTCGCTCGACTGCGTCCGCGACGAGCACGGTGTCGACCGCGCAGACGTCGCAGACGCCCTGCGTGACGATCACGTCGGGATCGAGCCGCTCGATCGTCTCGGCGTCGACGTCGTAGACGCCGCCCTCCGTCTCGGCGGCTAGCACCTGCCGGTCGATCTCGGCGGTCGATGCCTCGGTGTCGATCGCCGCACTGGTGATGGTGGGCCGATCCGCGACTCGCGGCGGGTAGTCACAGCTGTGCGAGACGCCGACCGGGTCGATCCCGAGAGCGGCGACCAGTTCCGTCGCGGAGGGGAGTGTCGTCACGACGCGCATACGCGGCGATTCGTCGGGTGGGTGGAAAGGC containing:
- a CDS encoding DUF7563 family protein, with protein sequence MEECQNCGSFVTDTYVRVFTPPEEDQPRVCPDCPDMVRDGADVRQARSTRGT
- a CDS encoding HVO_0416 family zinc finger protein, whose protein sequence is MGATPTGADDVFDQFLTDRGHETEPVGWDQNRRKKQCPDCGGLHDEAATSCTVCGWTPSR
- the ubaA gene encoding SAMP-activating enzyme E1; translated protein: MSDLSLDATQLDRYSRHVIMDEVGPAGQAALLDGSVLVVGAGGLGSPVIQYLAAAGVGRLGIVDDDVVERSNLQRQIVHADADVGRSKVESAAAYVRNLNPDVTVETYETRLDADSIDEIAAGYDVVCDASDNFATRYLCNDYCVLTDTPLSHGAIYRFEGQVITIDPGGDGPCYRCLFPQAPEPGTVPDCATTGVLGVLPGTVGCLQATEVIKQLTGIGEALTGRLLMYDAADMSVETVPVHRSPDCPVCGESATIDSLDEVTYEARCTIPAE
- a CDS encoding HalOD1 output domain-containing protein; this translates as MMGTDDRDRAEARTVTREFDTDQTDPNVAVVSALAEIEDVPVEELNPLYSCIDHILEHLYSNPPADEADVQITFTYNGYRITVEQDGRARFEPIENYRVG
- a CDS encoding cobalamin-binding protein, which encodes MRVVTTLPSATELVAALGIDPVGVSHSCDYPPRVADRPTITSAAIDTEASTAEIDRQVLAAETEGGVYDVDAETIERLDPDVIVTQGVCDVCAVDTVLVADAVERIDAEPEIVTIDSHTVAGVFDDLERLGRVLGRADRAQEVRADLEARLEAVRERTPDEPDARPSVAVFDWTDPVMVAAHWVPELVEIAGGRYELAEAGSDSRPREWDELRSADPDALVVAPCGYDLTQTAENLGDLTDRPGWDELAAVEAGRVWAVDGNHYLNRPGPRLVDAAETLARLLHPDRFDAGDTPDASVARPLSALRTPPNA